A DNA window from Bacillus carboniphilus contains the following coding sequences:
- a CDS encoding aspartate/glutamate racemase family protein, with product MKTIGLIGGMSWESSGEYYRTINEEVKKRLGGLHSAKCVLYSVDFHEIEKYQALGEWEAAGEELANVAVSLEKAGVDFIVICTNTMHKVVNSIERKIKVPFIHIADATVKQIKQSGLRTVGLLGTKYTMEQDFYKSRIEREGIQVIVPSNEERTIINQVIFEELCLGKIEKSSKQYYQEVIHSLVKRGAEGIILGCTEIGLLVKKEDVTIPLFDTAHIHAVEAVNVALEK from the coding sequence ATGAAAACAATCGGTTTAATTGGAGGTATGAGTTGGGAATCTTCAGGGGAATATTATCGTACCATCAACGAGGAAGTAAAAAAGAGATTGGGTGGATTACATTCTGCGAAATGTGTACTTTACAGCGTTGATTTTCATGAAATTGAAAAATACCAGGCACTTGGAGAGTGGGAGGCAGCTGGCGAAGAATTGGCGAATGTAGCTGTTTCATTAGAAAAAGCAGGGGTAGATTTTATTGTTATTTGTACGAATACGATGCATAAGGTAGTGAATTCAATTGAAAGAAAAATAAAGGTTCCCTTCATTCATATTGCAGATGCTACCGTAAAACAAATAAAACAGTCAGGTTTACGAACAGTCGGATTGCTTGGAACTAAGTACACAATGGAACAAGACTTTTATAAATCACGAATAGAAAGAGAAGGAATTCAGGTTATTGTTCCTAGTAATGAAGAACGCACCATTATTAACCAAGTTATATTTGAGGAGCTTTGTTTAGGAAAAATTGAAAAATCCTCAAAACAGTATTACCAAGAAGTTATTCATTCTCTAGTTAAAAGAGGGGCTGAAGGGATTATATTAGGGTGTACGGAGATTGGATTGCTTGTCAAAAAAGAGGATGTAACAATCCCACTGTTTGACACAGCACACATACATGCTGTCGAGGCGGTAAACGTAGCATTGGAAAAATAA
- a CDS encoding transcriptional regulator, whose protein sequence is MEHFEQKYEEWIQESIANEKNLRRRELLEKGLGYGTVEFLRSIWYPAIGNFEHLHAEWEVRDFNNGYRYIDLAYMPSAGAKGAIEIQGYGPHARDLDVRRFKDLCWRHSLLALDGWTLLPIAFPSIKDEPKRCQQLILAFIGKFSSTDVPSQLSWLESEVIRFARRILRPITPIDVANHLRVSDRHARRILHSLVEREILKVARGKERIRSYVVRE, encoded by the coding sequence ATGGAACATTTCGAGCAGAAGTATGAGGAGTGGATTCAAGAAAGTATTGCCAATGAAAAAAATCTAAGGAGGAGGGAGTTACTAGAAAAAGGCCTAGGGTATGGTACTGTAGAGTTTTTACGTTCTATATGGTATCCAGCTATCGGAAACTTTGAACATTTACATGCTGAATGGGAGGTGCGAGATTTTAATAATGGCTACCGCTACATAGATTTGGCCTACATGCCAAGTGCCGGAGCAAAAGGAGCAATTGAAATTCAGGGCTATGGACCCCATGCAAGAGATTTAGATGTTAGACGATTTAAAGATTTATGCTGGCGGCATTCATTATTAGCTTTAGATGGATGGACTTTATTACCCATTGCTTTTCCTTCCATTAAAGACGAACCCAAAAGGTGTCAACAGCTTATCCTCGCATTCATCGGAAAATTCTCCTCAACCGATGTACCTTCCCAATTATCATGGCTAGAATCAGAAGTCATTCGCTTTGCAAGACGTATTTTACGACCTATAACTCCAATTGATGTGGCAAACCACCTTAGAGTTAGTGATCGTCATGCTAGACGAATCTTACACTCACTTGTAGAAAGAGAAATATTGAAGGTGGCAAGAGGGAAAGAGAGAATACGAAGTTATGTAGTAAGAGAGTAA
- a CDS encoding DUF1641 domain-containing protein yields the protein MAKAIQQIERKQKNAEEERTEDLAAILTQIAENREAIQTSLMILQELHQAGILDMLKGLLRTREKVGSIAIEQINQPGMHNIIKNGMSAVQLLSSLDPNQLKQIFGGLSHGLHKASEGNEKKEQASMWGLMKSMRDPNVRTSLNTMVHFLNGMGEGLNQKQVH from the coding sequence ATGGCCAAAGCGATACAGCAAATTGAACGAAAACAGAAAAATGCTGAAGAAGAGCGAACAGAAGATTTAGCAGCAATTTTAACCCAAATTGCTGAAAATAGAGAAGCCATCCAAACAAGCTTAATGATTCTACAAGAACTACATCAAGCTGGCATTTTAGATATGCTTAAAGGGTTATTGCGAACTAGGGAAAAGGTTGGGTCTATTGCAATAGAACAAATTAACCAACCGGGAATGCATAACATTATCAAGAATGGGATGAGTGCTGTCCAGTTACTATCTTCCCTTGACCCTAATCAACTTAAGCAAATCTTTGGAGGACTTTCACATGGCCTTCATAAAGCATCAGAGGGGAATGAAAAGAAAGAACAAGCAAGTATGTGGGGCTTGATGAAATCGATGAGAGATCCAAATGTTCGAACGTCTCTTAACACAATGGTCCATTTTTTGAATGGAATGGGCGAAGGTTTAAATCAGAAACAAGTTCATTAG
- a CDS encoding formate/nitrite transporter family protein has protein sequence MTFFPPKKTAQLAMEHGEKKVALPILSQIALGFLGGAFIALGFLLDIRVVGNLPDEIWGSMSAFIGGAVFPVGLIFVLLAGGELLTGNMMAVATARYAGRITTFDIIKNWSIITITNFIGSIFVAYFFGHMLGLTEAGPFLEKTVSIAGGKIEDSFIHAFISGIGANWLVCLAVWLCYSADDVAGKILGIWFPIMAFVAIGFQHVVANMFVIPAAIFAGYYTWWQFLENFIAVFLGNAVGGAIFVGGFYWLAYIREQV, from the coding sequence ATGACTTTTTTTCCACCCAAAAAAACAGCACAACTAGCCATGGAGCATGGAGAAAAAAAGGTTGCTCTACCAATACTTAGCCAAATAGCACTTGGCTTTCTAGGAGGAGCATTCATTGCACTTGGCTTTCTATTAGATATTCGGGTCGTTGGAAATTTACCCGATGAAATATGGGGTTCCATGTCTGCTTTCATTGGTGGAGCTGTATTCCCAGTAGGTCTCATCTTTGTCTTACTTGCAGGTGGGGAGTTGCTAACTGGAAATATGATGGCTGTGGCAACAGCTAGGTACGCGGGAAGGATTACTACCTTTGATATTATAAAAAACTGGAGCATTATAACGATTACGAATTTTATAGGTTCTATATTTGTAGCCTACTTTTTTGGGCACATGTTGGGTCTAACAGAAGCGGGGCCATTTTTAGAGAAGACAGTCAGTATTGCAGGAGGAAAAATTGAAGATTCTTTTATACATGCTTTTATTTCTGGAATCGGGGCAAACTGGTTAGTATGCTTGGCAGTCTGGCTTTGCTACAGTGCAGACGATGTAGCGGGAAAAATACTAGGGATATGGTTTCCGATTATGGCCTTCGTAGCCATTGGTTTTCAGCACGTTGTAGCCAATATGTTTGTCATTCCAGCTGCGATATTTGCTGGATACTATACATGGTGGCAATTCCTAGAAAACTTTATTGCTGTTTTCTTAGGAAATGCAGTTGGTGGAGCCATTTTTGTTGGAGGCTTTTACTGGCTAGCCTATATAAGAGAGCAAGTGTGA
- the fdhF gene encoding formate dehydrogenase subunit alpha: protein MEDQTITFTLNDTEIRAKEGQSILEAALESNLYIPGICSSQPDLGIGVIQTCDTCYVEINGKLERACSTKAKPNMIVNSVSEVAKEAQLEAMSRILKNHELYCTVCDNNNGNCVVHNTAEYLELEHQKYEFQPKPYPPDNSHPFYRYEPDQCILCGQCVEACQDLQVSEVLSIDWDREHPRVIWDDDVPIDQSSCVSCGHCVTVCPCNALMEKSMLGKAGYMTGIPNNILEPMIDLTKEVEPGYKEIFTISNVEATMREDRIKKTKTVCTYCGVGCSFEVWTKDREILRVQPYADAPVNGISTCVKGKFGWDFVNSEERLTKPLIRKGDKFYEATWEDAFTLMAEKMSAIKENDGPDALGFIASSKCTNEENYLFQKLARAVFQTNNIDNCSRYCQTPASAGLMRTVGIGGDSGTMQDIASADLVIVVGANPSESHPVLATRVKRAHKLHGQKLVVVDLRKNELADRADLYIHPKPGSDLVWLSAVTKYIFDQGWEAKEFLQNRVNNVEEYKQSLEKFTLEYAEEKTGISKDTLIKLAKMIHVSNGTCILWAMGVTQHIGGTDTSTAISNLLLVTGNYGKEGAGAYPLRGHNNVQGASDFGTMPNWLPGYEPVEDDETRSRYEQAWGTKIPKKPGLNNHQIVEAIVDGRVKGMYLFGEEMALVDSNINYVQEAFEKLEFFVVQDVFFSKTAQYADVVLPASPSLEKEGTFTNTERRIQRLYKALDPLGDSKPDWLIFQEFANKMGANWNYSHPAEIMDEVAKLAPIFAGVSYDRLEGWDSQIWPVTPDGESTPILYKERFKFLDGKARLLPVDWSIPHHMGEEFDLHLNNGRLLEQFHEGNMTDRSEGIHYKVPNPWLEVSSELAKERNIETGALVRLTSPYGQVKVRVLVTDRVTGKELYLPMNSRKNIQAVNTLTSSYYDKDTHTPNYKETQVKMEVLERTGESPLPRYNPRFGNPQPHIGVEVDKKWQRPDFTPIPKTLESEGLYDGQSDTAN from the coding sequence ATGGAAGATCAAACCATTACATTTACTTTAAATGATACTGAAATTAGAGCAAAAGAAGGGCAATCCATATTAGAAGCAGCCCTTGAAAGTAACTTATACATTCCAGGAATATGTTCATCACAGCCAGATTTAGGAATTGGTGTCATCCAGACCTGTGACACCTGTTATGTGGAAATTAACGGCAAACTGGAGCGAGCATGTTCGACTAAGGCAAAGCCAAATATGATTGTGAATTCTGTTTCAGAAGTTGCAAAAGAGGCTCAGTTAGAAGCAATGTCTAGAATTCTAAAAAATCATGAACTCTATTGTACAGTTTGTGATAACAATAATGGGAACTGTGTCGTACATAATACTGCTGAATATTTAGAACTCGAACATCAAAAATACGAATTTCAGCCGAAACCGTATCCACCAGATAACTCTCACCCATTTTATCGTTATGAGCCTGACCAATGCATTCTTTGTGGACAGTGTGTAGAAGCCTGTCAAGATCTTCAGGTAAGTGAGGTATTAAGCATTGATTGGGATCGAGAACATCCTCGGGTCATTTGGGACGATGATGTTCCAATAGATCAATCATCGTGTGTTTCTTGTGGACACTGCGTGACCGTATGTCCTTGTAATGCCCTAATGGAAAAATCCATGCTTGGTAAAGCAGGGTATATGACAGGGATACCTAACAATATCTTAGAACCGATGATTGATTTAACGAAAGAAGTAGAACCTGGGTACAAAGAGATTTTTACCATATCAAATGTAGAAGCAACCATGCGTGAAGATCGAATTAAGAAAACCAAGACCGTTTGCACGTATTGTGGAGTAGGTTGCAGTTTTGAAGTCTGGACAAAAGATCGTGAAATTTTAAGAGTACAACCTTACGCTGACGCTCCTGTTAACGGAATTTCAACGTGCGTAAAAGGGAAATTTGGTTGGGATTTTGTAAACAGTGAGGAACGACTTACGAAGCCATTGATACGAAAAGGAGACAAATTCTACGAGGCTACTTGGGAGGATGCGTTCACATTAATGGCTGAAAAAATGTCTGCTATTAAAGAAAACGACGGTCCAGATGCTCTTGGTTTTATTGCATCATCTAAATGTACAAATGAAGAAAATTATCTATTCCAAAAGTTAGCTCGTGCTGTATTCCAGACAAATAATATCGATAACTGCTCACGCTATTGTCAGACACCGGCATCTGCAGGGCTTATGCGAACAGTAGGTATTGGTGGAGATTCAGGTACAATGCAAGATATTGCAAGTGCAGACCTTGTGATTGTGGTGGGTGCGAATCCGTCCGAATCGCATCCTGTCTTAGCAACACGTGTGAAACGAGCACATAAACTGCATGGACAAAAGCTTGTAGTGGTTGACCTAAGGAAAAATGAACTAGCCGATCGTGCAGACCTGTACATTCATCCTAAGCCTGGTTCTGATCTTGTTTGGCTATCAGCCGTGACCAAATATATCTTTGATCAGGGCTGGGAAGCAAAAGAGTTTTTACAAAATAGAGTAAACAATGTTGAAGAGTACAAGCAATCCTTAGAGAAATTCACATTAGAGTACGCCGAAGAAAAAACAGGGATTTCCAAAGATACGTTAATCAAACTCGCCAAGATGATTCATGTATCAAATGGAACCTGTATCCTTTGGGCAATGGGTGTGACGCAGCATATAGGTGGTACAGACACAAGTACAGCCATAAGCAATCTTTTATTAGTAACAGGGAACTACGGAAAGGAAGGGGCTGGCGCATATCCACTACGCGGGCACAATAACGTTCAAGGTGCTAGTGATTTTGGAACGATGCCAAACTGGTTACCGGGTTATGAACCTGTTGAAGATGATGAAACTCGTTCTCGATATGAACAAGCCTGGGGTACAAAAATTCCTAAAAAGCCTGGCCTCAATAACCATCAAATTGTAGAGGCTATTGTAGATGGGCGTGTAAAAGGGATGTACCTATTTGGAGAAGAAATGGCTTTAGTTGACTCTAATATCAATTACGTCCAAGAAGCATTTGAAAAGCTAGAATTCTTTGTGGTACAAGATGTTTTCTTTTCTAAGACAGCACAATATGCAGATGTAGTCTTACCTGCTTCCCCAAGTCTTGAAAAAGAAGGAACCTTTACGAATACAGAAAGAAGGATCCAACGTTTATACAAAGCACTAGACCCTCTTGGTGATTCTAAACCAGATTGGCTCATTTTCCAGGAATTCGCCAATAAAATGGGGGCAAACTGGAATTACTCTCATCCTGCAGAAATAATGGATGAAGTTGCAAAACTAGCGCCTATCTTTGCAGGTGTTAGCTATGACCGTCTGGAAGGGTGGGATAGCCAAATCTGGCCAGTCACTCCTGATGGTGAGAGTACACCCATTTTATATAAAGAACGCTTTAAATTCTTAGACGGAAAAGCTCGGTTATTACCGGTTGATTGGTCAATACCACACCACATGGGTGAAGAGTTCGACCTCCATCTTAACAATGGACGTTTATTAGAACAATTCCATGAAGGAAATATGACCGATCGTTCAGAGGGTATTCATTATAAAGTACCGAATCCATGGCTTGAAGTGTCTAGTGAGCTTGCCAAAGAGCGGAATATCGAGACAGGTGCATTGGTTCGCCTAACTTCGCCATATGGACAAGTAAAGGTTCGAGTTCTCGTAACGGATCGCGTGACAGGTAAAGAACTGTATTTACCCATGAATTCAAGAAAGAATATCCAGGCTGTGAATACATTAACAAGCAGTTATTATGACAAAGACACACATACACCGAACTATAAGGAAACCCAAGTAAAAATGGAGGTTCTGGAGAGAACGGGCGAATCTCCTTTACCACGGTATAACCCTCGGTTTGGAAATCCACAGCCTCACATTGGTGTAGAAGTGGATAAAAAGTGGCAACGCCCAGATTTCACACCAATACCTAAAACGTTAGAAAGTGAGGGGTTATACGATGGCCAAAGCGATACAGCAAATTGA
- the fdhD gene encoding formate dehydrogenase accessory sulfurtransferase FdhD, which yields MSIEKITVFKYDGSFLGEFMDSAAIEHPLTIRLDNEEFATMVCSPDHLRELVIGFLASEGIIRSVQQISSLHIDKSRGFAYVQLKNKQVRNKDYVSKRFIGSCCGKSRQFYFHNDVQTAKTITSRMQLSVHECLHLMNEMESGSTQFRLTGALHNAALCTKDEVIITRADIGRHNALDKIYGYCLDNQVSLANKVIVFSGRISSEIVLKVAKIGIGVLLSKSAPTTLALKLAHDLGITAVGFIRNERMNVYTHPERIILDHEKEGI from the coding sequence ATGAGCATTGAGAAAATTACAGTCTTTAAATACGATGGTTCCTTTTTAGGGGAATTTATGGATAGTGCTGCGATCGAGCATCCATTAACGATCCGTCTCGACAATGAGGAATTTGCAACAATGGTATGTTCTCCGGACCACTTACGTGAATTAGTTATTGGCTTTTTAGCATCAGAGGGGATTATTCGGTCTGTCCAACAGATTTCATCGTTACACATTGATAAAAGTAGGGGCTTTGCCTATGTACAGCTAAAAAATAAGCAGGTTCGAAATAAGGACTATGTTTCTAAACGGTTTATTGGGTCTTGCTGTGGAAAGAGTCGACAATTTTATTTTCATAATGATGTTCAAACGGCTAAAACCATTACGAGCAGAATGCAGCTATCCGTTCATGAATGTTTACACCTCATGAATGAAATGGAAAGTGGCTCAACTCAATTTCGCCTTACAGGTGCTCTACATAATGCGGCACTATGCACAAAAGATGAGGTCATTATAACGAGAGCGGACATAGGTAGACATAATGCCTTAGACAAAATTTATGGATATTGCTTGGATAATCAAGTCTCTTTAGCAAATAAAGTAATTGTTTTTAGTGGAAGGATATCATCGGAAATTGTGTTAAAGGTAGCGAAGATAGGAATTGGTGTTCTTTTATCCAAGTCTGCTCCAACAACATTGGCACTCAAGCTTGCCCATGATTTAGGTATTACGGCAGTAGGATTTATTCGAAATGAAAGGATGAACGTATATACCCATCCTGAAAGAATCATTCTAGACCATGAAAAAGAAGGGATATAG
- a CDS encoding CD3324 family protein: protein MQYKNGKEVFPPNLLNELQKYIQGELIYIPKKNNQRAGWGEVSGSRRLIARRNEEMYSLYCEGWSFEELEQKYNLSLESIRKIIYKVRGEYNNRKML from the coding sequence TTGCAATACAAAAACGGAAAAGAGGTGTTTCCCCCTAATTTGCTGAATGAACTTCAGAAGTATATCCAAGGTGAATTGATATACATCCCGAAGAAAAACAATCAGCGAGCCGGGTGGGGGGAAGTGAGCGGATCCCGTCGGTTAATAGCTCGAAGAAATGAGGAAATGTATAGCTTATACTGTGAAGGCTGGTCATTTGAAGAGCTTGAACAAAAATATAACCTTTCCTTAGAAAGTATTAGGAAGATTATTTATAAGGTACGTGGTGAATACAACAATCGGAAAATGCTATAA
- a CDS encoding heavy-metal-associated domain-containing protein produces MITHKLSVPNLKKEDEGKISEALHDVWGVRNVKINVQTGEVMISYDENAGSLEDFQQAIVDVGYDEVNKLEGTL; encoded by the coding sequence ATGATAACCCATAAACTTTCAGTTCCCAATCTAAAAAAAGAAGACGAAGGAAAAATAAGTGAAGCTCTTCATGATGTATGGGGAGTCCGTAATGTGAAAATAAATGTTCAAACTGGTGAGGTTATGATCTCCTATGATGAAAACGCAGGATCATTGGAAGATTTTCAACAGGCTATAGTTGATGTTGGATATGATGAAGTAAATAAACTTGAAGGTACGCTGTAA
- a CDS encoding glycosyltransferase family 2 protein, which produces MKHYVIIIPALNPPESLVVYVQELLEHGSSHVIVVNDGSNLESNHIFNKLKHFKRCTVLTHGENKGKGCAIKTAFQYFLDHFHHMEAVITADADGQHSIEDVLKLAKVLEHKKEGLVCGVRNFKESFVPKRSLIGNRMTSFIFYLLFRIRLLDTQTGLRGFPKNELPSLIDLKGDRYEYEMNVLIYAATRRVPILEVPIQTLYFNQNKGSFFKPLRDSIRILHIILLGFFFQRRKYRRKE; this is translated from the coding sequence ATGAAACATTACGTAATCATCATACCTGCCCTAAATCCCCCAGAAAGTTTAGTTGTTTACGTTCAAGAATTACTAGAGCATGGTTCTTCACATGTCATCGTAGTTAATGATGGTAGCAATTTGGAGAGCAACCATATATTTAATAAGCTAAAACATTTTAAGAGATGTACAGTACTAACTCACGGTGAAAACAAAGGAAAAGGTTGTGCTATTAAAACAGCGTTTCAATATTTTTTAGACCATTTTCATCATATGGAGGCAGTGATTACGGCAGATGCAGATGGTCAACATTCAATAGAAGACGTACTAAAGCTAGCGAAAGTATTAGAACACAAAAAAGAGGGTCTTGTTTGCGGTGTTAGAAACTTTAAAGAGTCTTTTGTCCCAAAGCGTAGTTTAATCGGCAATCGTATGACTAGCTTCATCTTTTACTTATTATTCAGAATTAGATTGCTAGATACCCAAACAGGATTAAGAGGATTTCCTAAAAATGAACTACCTTCTCTTATTGACCTAAAAGGGGATCGATATGAGTATGAAATGAACGTATTGATTTATGCAGCAACTAGGCGAGTACCAATCTTAGAGGTTCCCATTCAGACTTTATATTTTAATCAAAATAAGGGGTCTTTCTTCAAACCTCTACGCGACTCGATTAGAATCTTGCACATTATACTTCTTGGATTTTTCTTTCAAAGAAGAAAATATCGAAGGAAGGAATAG
- a CDS encoding glycerol acyltransferase, whose product MKHNIHFYGRYFRLSRRIVRFFSPTYSVQLSANLEEPVVYVSHHQNLLGPFTILLWFPRHFHTWMLHSFLNSKTCYTQYVDFTLTKRFHFPILVAKIIASPLSIVISKLLTSARGIPVFRGSKRVIESFKLSVDALTDGHNLLIFPDIDYKDSSSQMKEMYEGFLLIEKYYYRATGSHIGFVPVYVSKTKRIIIEDNPIFFTDQQDFQTELKIVSKKIQTRLNLLADSLET is encoded by the coding sequence ATGAAACATAACATTCACTTTTATGGAAGATATTTTAGACTATCTCGTAGAATTGTCCGCTTTTTTTCTCCCACCTACTCTGTTCAATTATCAGCAAATCTAGAAGAACCTGTTGTATATGTTTCCCATCATCAAAACCTGTTAGGTCCTTTCACAATCCTTCTGTGGTTCCCCAGACATTTTCATACATGGATGCTCCACTCATTTCTAAATTCAAAGACTTGCTATACACAATACGTTGATTTTACATTAACAAAACGATTTCATTTCCCTATTCTTGTTGCCAAAATCATTGCTTCCCCACTTTCAATCGTAATATCCAAGCTATTAACTTCAGCAAGGGGGATTCCTGTTTTTAGGGGTTCTAAAAGAGTTATCGAATCTTTCAAGTTAAGTGTAGATGCTCTAACTGATGGGCATAATCTTTTAATTTTCCCTGATATTGATTACAAAGACAGCTCTTCTCAAATGAAAGAGATGTACGAAGGATTTCTTTTAATCGAAAAATACTATTACCGGGCAACTGGTAGTCACATTGGCTTTGTCCCTGTTTATGTAAGTAAGACCAAACGTATAATTATAGAAGATAACCCTATATTCTTTACGGATCAACAGGACTTTCAAACTGAATTAAAGATCGTTTCAAAGAAAATACAAACGAGACTCAACCTACTAGCTGATAGTTTGGAGACATAA
- a CDS encoding MEDS domain-containing protein, whose amino-acid sequence MTVKTENRIPLTRHIQIDQDSHVLYFYSSEDQYIDNVVSFVLTAKELHQRVVYIDSNERYQKVLSILKQHLELEQIQRLLHYVNNYEFYEMYGDFHFSRVLENFKNTVQPFVDSQTQVRIWGHVDWKDQPNILEKLHTYECECDLSVSDLGFLTVCSYNAQKVPSYILTEMLRSHEYFMTDTELVRSTLYQKSNNVVFPSLSTQNRIETELDFYKQKLDFIHVVSHEVRNPLTVIKSFAAILQSELDSDRHREILQIIQDYSNAIDYEITHIIQTEQMLTTDSLWKTRLVNVHSILDEVIKIMAVKARTQNINLNYEPSLCPKLVLKGNILGYKLVFSNLISNAIKYSNENSDIYVYAFMSDSSFIFKVVDQGIGMSEEQIKLLFTKYEKMNHEKSGQGIGLFMVKKITDFFKGNVYVESQLGKGSAFTVELPL is encoded by the coding sequence ATGACAGTTAAAACGGAAAATCGAATACCATTAACACGACATATCCAAATTGATCAAGATTCACATGTCCTATACTTTTATTCATCTGAAGATCAATATATAGACAATGTTGTCTCCTTTGTTCTAACTGCAAAAGAACTCCATCAAAGGGTCGTGTATATTGATTCAAACGAAAGGTATCAAAAGGTATTATCCATACTTAAGCAGCACCTAGAATTGGAACAAATACAACGTCTTCTACATTATGTGAATAACTATGAATTCTATGAAATGTATGGGGATTTTCATTTTAGTAGAGTATTAGAAAACTTCAAAAATACGGTTCAACCTTTTGTTGATAGTCAAACACAGGTTAGAATTTGGGGACATGTTGATTGGAAAGATCAACCCAACATACTAGAAAAATTACATACATACGAATGCGAATGTGACCTATCAGTGAGTGATCTGGGCTTTTTAACCGTCTGCTCTTACAACGCACAAAAAGTGCCTTCATACATATTGACGGAAATGTTGAGATCTCATGAGTACTTCATGACAGATACTGAATTAGTACGTTCTACTCTATACCAAAAGTCTAATAATGTTGTTTTCCCATCCCTATCTACTCAGAATAGGATTGAAACAGAACTCGACTTTTATAAACAAAAGCTAGATTTTATCCATGTCGTTTCGCATGAAGTTCGAAACCCATTAACGGTTATTAAATCCTTTGCCGCCATTTTACAGTCTGAATTAGACTCAGATAGGCATAGAGAAATATTACAGATTATCCAAGATTACTCGAATGCAATTGATTATGAAATCACGCATATTATTCAAACCGAGCAAATGCTGACTACTGATAGTCTCTGGAAAACGAGACTAGTGAATGTTCATTCTATTTTGGATGAAGTCATTAAAATTATGGCTGTAAAAGCACGTACGCAAAATATTAACTTAAACTATGAGCCTAGCCTTTGTCCTAAGTTGGTACTAAAAGGGAATATATTAGGCTATAAATTAGTATTTTCAAACCTAATTAGTAATGCGATTAAATATAGTAACGAAAATAGTGATATCTACGTATATGCCTTTATGAGCGATTCCTCTTTTATTTTTAAAGTTGTTGACCAAGGGATTGGAATGTCAGAAGAACAAATAAAGCTTCTCTTTACAAAATACGAAAAAATGAACCATGAAAAATCAGGGCAAGGAATTGGTCTTTTCATGGTCAAGAAAATCACCGATTTTTTCAAAGGAAATGTTTATGTAGAGAGTCAGCTAGGGAAGGGCTCAGCATTTACGGTTGAATTACCTCTATGA